One window of the Pedobacter ginsengisoli genome contains the following:
- the dapF gene encoding diaminopimelate epimerase produces MNIHFFKYQGAGNDFILIDNRDLSFKDTDNNAVLQLCNRRFGIGADGLMLLQNHADYDFEMLYFNSDGNLGSMCGNGGRCIVAFAKHLGVIDQETDFLAVDGPHYAKISEEGNWVDLQMIDIDNINKDGDAYVLNTGSPHYVAEIQNLKDYDVYENGKAIRNNDTYKEQGINVNFVEDKGDHLFVRTFERGVEDETYACGTGVTAVALSMAQHNHQIGHIETPIKVLGGDLKIQFDYDGKQFTNVFLCGPAEQVFEGEISI; encoded by the coding sequence ATGAACATTCACTTCTTCAAATACCAGGGAGCCGGCAACGATTTTATTTTGATTGATAATCGTGATCTTTCCTTTAAAGATACAGATAACAATGCTGTTTTACAATTATGTAACAGACGTTTTGGAATTGGAGCTGACGGTTTAATGCTTTTACAGAACCACGCAGATTACGATTTTGAAATGCTTTATTTCAATTCAGACGGCAATCTAGGCAGTATGTGTGGCAACGGTGGCCGCTGTATCGTTGCATTTGCTAAACACCTTGGTGTTATTGATCAAGAGACTGATTTTTTGGCAGTTGACGGACCTCATTACGCCAAAATTTCAGAAGAAGGCAATTGGGTAGATCTTCAAATGATCGACATTGACAATATAAATAAAGATGGTGATGCTTACGTTTTAAATACAGGATCTCCTCATTATGTAGCAGAAATACAAAACTTAAAGGACTACGATGTCTATGAAAATGGCAAAGCCATAAGAAATAACGACACCTATAAGGAGCAGGGAATCAACGTAAACTTTGTAGAAGATAAAGGTGATCACCTCTTTGTACGCACTTTCGAAAGAGGTGTTGAGGACGAAACCTATGCCTGCGGAACTGGGGTAACAGCCGTGGCACTATCAATGGCACAGCACAATCATCAAATTGGCCATATAGAAACCCCAATTAAAGTTCTTGGAGGAGACCTTAAAATCCAATTCGATTACGATGGCAAACAGTTTACCAACGTGTTCTTATGTGGGCCGGCTGAGCAAGTTTTTGAGGGAGAGATCAGTATTTAA